From the Streptococcus oralis ATCC 35037 genome, one window contains:
- a CDS encoding McrC family protein, with translation MRITDNQHRIAKEDFVAQYPNLSQALLDRTLDNLSREDNIFIFPNDLMNSPDLDKDQKILETVNPKIKTGNVIGFLGCGQERLTISSRFSDESNDHFLHYLLQKVLNINLTSLDVGLSPEDKLYQLLVYLFPKYLQAALRKGLYKEYQRFFHNDSHVKGVLDVGNHLKKNLPFMGNIAYTTREFTYDNPLMQLIRHTIEYIKNQKGFGVLLDSNRENMTEITRVTSSYKLADRPKIIRMNKIKPIRHAYFREYRKLQELCLMILSREKHGLGPQSQRVHGILFDVAWLWEEYVHSLLPKGFIHPRNKDKTDGISVFSVGKRKVYPDFYDRERKIVLDAKYKKLEFTEKGINREDLFQLISYSYILKSEKAGLIFPSMEQSVNSEIGKLAGYGSQLKKWSIQIPQNASSYSAFCKMMENSAEIFKAIIDEEVGRK, from the coding sequence ATGCGGATCACTGATAATCAGCATAGAATTGCTAAAGAGGACTTTGTCGCACAATATCCCAACCTAAGTCAAGCGCTCCTTGATAGAACACTAGATAACCTATCTCGAGAGGACAATATTTTTATTTTCCCAAATGATTTGATGAATTCTCCTGATTTAGACAAGGACCAAAAGATTTTGGAAACAGTTAATCCGAAAATCAAGACAGGAAATGTGATTGGTTTTCTGGGCTGTGGTCAGGAAAGATTAACGATTTCCTCTCGTTTTTCTGATGAAAGTAATGACCATTTTTTGCATTATCTTTTACAAAAGGTTCTCAATATCAATCTGACTAGTTTAGATGTCGGTCTATCTCCTGAAGATAAGCTTTATCAACTCTTGGTTTACCTCTTTCCAAAGTATCTGCAAGCTGCTCTCAGAAAAGGTCTGTATAAGGAATACCAGCGATTTTTCCATAACGATAGTCATGTAAAGGGTGTACTAGATGTTGGAAATCATCTGAAAAAAAATCTCCCTTTTATGGGAAATATTGCCTATACTACTAGGGAGTTTACCTATGATAATCCACTCATGCAGTTGATTCGGCATACGATTGAGTACATAAAGAATCAGAAAGGTTTCGGAGTTCTGCTCGATAGTAATCGTGAAAATATGACAGAAATTACTCGTGTAACCTCATCTTATAAACTAGCTGATCGTCCTAAGATTATCAGAATGAATAAAATAAAACCCATTCGACACGCCTATTTCAGAGAGTATAGAAAATTACAGGAACTCTGCTTGATGATTCTGAGTAGAGAAAAGCATGGTCTTGGCCCTCAATCTCAAAGGGTACATGGTATTCTCTTTGATGTTGCCTGGCTTTGGGAAGAGTATGTTCACAGCTTGTTGCCAAAAGGTTTCATCCATCCACGAAATAAAGATAAGACGGACGGAATTTCAGTATTTTCTGTTGGGAAACGAAAGGTATATCCAGATTTTTATGACAGAGAACGAAAGATTGTTCTAGATGCAAAATATAAGAAACTGGAGTTCACTGAAAAAGGGATTAACCGTGAGGACTTGTTCCAATTGATTTCCTATTCTTATATCTTAAAATCTGAGAAAGCTGGACTGATTTTTCCTAGTATGGAGCAGTCAGTAAATAGTGAAATAGGGAAACTAGCTGGCTATGGATCTCAATTGAAGAAGTGGTCTATCCAAATCCCTCAGAATGCCTCATCCTATAGTGCATTTTGTAAAATGATGGAAAACTCCGCAGAAATTTTTAAAGCGATTATTGATGAAGAAGTGGGGAGAAAATAA
- a CDS encoding McrB family protein, whose amino-acid sequence MNSEQNNYFFVGTKFGDDDYLEYFMKEGKWELGWHNNEENKQYQRMLKLFNKIKPGDVLFAKSTYVKKKNLPFVKKDDLKVSVMKIRGMATVKEVLDDGHTIIVAWKKEYIEREWFFFTGQETIWFPSDIKYRTKETNQLIKFAASDEIIIQDYDYFLNHPNWKKYKKLESETMLRNDFLFNYSGILKKSKNLILRGAPGTGKTYLAKEIAKELTGGNEDQIGFVQFHPSYDYTDFVEGLRPVSNGDGAIEFKLEDGIFKKFCQKAKEAQKTGGQDNFEEAWDLYLEYVNSRDEKEYLTEFSYLTVNSRNNFNINYETKAQGTCLTKSYVYELYKDEKYLKQPYYRNQGKKVLETLKKRFGLKDYISPTEIDTDKKFVFIIDEINRGEISKIFGELFFSIDPGYRGEKGSVSTQYANLHETDEKFYIPENVYIIGTMNDIDRSVDTFDFAMRRRFRFVEVTAESQLYILDKKLDGHEEEAKKRLRNLNAAIENVQELNSHYHIGPSYFHNLKELDYDFELLWSDYLKPLLEDYLRGSYEEAETLDTLKKAFDLTNNERTDRQNTGDDNADH is encoded by the coding sequence ATGAACAGTGAGCAAAATAACTATTTTTTTGTTGGTACAAAATTTGGTGATGATGATTATCTTGAATATTTTATGAAAGAAGGAAAGTGGGAATTAGGATGGCATAATAACGAGGAAAATAAACAGTATCAAAGAATGTTAAAGTTGTTTAATAAAATTAAACCAGGTGACGTTTTATTTGCTAAATCTACATATGTCAAAAAGAAGAATTTACCTTTTGTAAAGAAAGATGATTTAAAGGTTTCTGTGATGAAAATTCGTGGAATGGCGACTGTTAAAGAGGTTTTAGATGATGGGCATACCATTATTGTTGCTTGGAAAAAAGAGTATATAGAGAGGGAGTGGTTTTTCTTTACGGGGCAAGAAACAATATGGTTTCCATCAGATATTAAGTATCGAACTAAAGAGACTAACCAGTTAATAAAATTTGCAGCAAGTGATGAAATCATAATTCAAGACTATGACTATTTTTTGAATCATCCTAATTGGAAAAAGTATAAAAAATTAGAAAGTGAAACTATGTTAAGGAATGATTTTTTATTTAATTATAGTGGTATATTAAAAAAATCCAAAAACCTCATCCTCCGTGGTGCACCTGGCACAGGAAAAACTTATCTTGCTAAAGAAATTGCTAAAGAATTAACGGGTGGCAACGAAGACCAAATCGGATTTGTACAATTTCATCCATCCTATGATTATACTGATTTTGTAGAGGGGTTGAGACCTGTATCAAATGGTGATGGAGCTATCGAGTTTAAGCTAGAAGATGGTATTTTTAAGAAGTTTTGCCAGAAGGCTAAAGAAGCTCAGAAAACTGGAGGCCAAGATAATTTTGAGGAAGCGTGGGATCTTTATCTTGAATATGTAAATAGCAGAGATGAAAAAGAATATTTGACAGAATTTTCCTATCTCACAGTAAATAGTAGAAATAATTTTAATATCAATTATGAAACTAAAGCCCAAGGAACTTGCTTAACAAAATCTTATGTTTATGAACTCTATAAAGATGAAAAATATCTGAAACAGCCTTATTATCGTAATCAAGGAAAAAAAGTCCTAGAAACTTTAAAGAAAAGATTTGGTCTGAAAGATTATATTTCTCCAACAGAAATTGACACAGACAAGAAATTCGTTTTCATCATCGATGAAATCAATCGTGGAGAGATTTCAAAGATTTTTGGTGAACTCTTTTTCTCTATTGACCCTGGTTATCGTGGTGAAAAGGGAAGTGTTTCTACCCAATATGCTAATTTACATGAGACTGATGAGAAATTTTATATCCCTGAAAATGTCTATATCATCGGAACTATGAATGATATTGACCGTTCAGTAGATACCTTTGATTTTGCTATGCGTCGTCGTTTCCGTTTTGTTGAAGTTACTGCTGAAAGCCAGTTATACATTCTAGATAAGAAACTAGATGGACATGAGGAAGAAGCGAAAAAACGTTTAAGAAACTTGAACGCTGCTATCGAAAACGTTCAGGAGTTAAACAGTCATTATCATATCGGACCAAGTTATTTCCATAATTTAAAAGAATTGGATTATGATTTTGAATTACTCTGGTCTGATTACCTCAAACCACTTTTAGAAGATTACTTAAGAGGCTCTTATGAGGAGGCTGAAACTCTGGATACATTGAAAAAAGCATTTGATCTGACAAATAACGAGCGAACAGATCGGCAAAATACTGGTGATGATAATGCGGATCACTGA
- a CDS encoding L-threonylcarbamoyladenylate synthase: MTKHIQWNGTLSQEGYEILKGEGGCIVCPTKVGYIIMTSDKAGLERKFEAKERNRNKPGVVLCGSMDELRALAQLNSEIEAFYQKHWDEDILLGCILPWKPEAFEKLKAYGDGREELMTDVRGTSCFVIKFGKAGEQLAAKLWEEGKMVYASSANPSGKGNRGKVEGIGERIEGAVDLVIEADDYVASIQPDKTIETRYEQGVMVSMVDKDGKLIPEQGGARSTSPAPVVIRKGLDIDKIMMHLSDTFNSWDYRQGEYY, encoded by the coding sequence ATGACAAAACACATTCAATGGAACGGAACACTTTCACAAGAAGGCTATGAAATCTTAAAAGGTGAGGGCGGATGTATCGTTTGCCCCACAAAAGTTGGTTACATTATCATGACGAGCGATAAGGCAGGTCTTGAACGCAAATTTGAAGCTAAAGAGCGTAACCGTAACAAACCAGGTGTTGTACTTTGTGGTAGCATGGACGAGCTACGCGCTTTAGCACAACTCAACTCAGAAATTGAAGCCTTCTACCAAAAACATTGGGACGAAGACATTCTTCTAGGTTGTATCCTTCCTTGGAAACCAGAAGCCTTTGAGAAACTCAAAGCATACGGTGATGGCCGTGAAGAACTTATGACTGACGTGCGTGGTACTAGCTGTTTTGTCATCAAGTTTGGTAAAGCTGGTGAACAACTGGCTGCCAAACTTTGGGAAGAAGGTAAAATGGTCTACGCCTCATCAGCTAACCCATCTGGAAAAGGAAACCGCGGTAAGGTGGAAGGTATCGGAGAACGTATAGAAGGAGCAGTGGACCTTGTCATCGAGGCAGACGACTATGTGGCATCCATCCAACCGGACAAAACAATCGAAACTCGCTACGAGCAAGGTGTGATGGTGTCTATGGTCGATAAGGACGGAAAACTCATCCCAGAACAAGGTGGAGCACGTTCAACCTCACCAGCACCAGTCGTTATCCGCAAAGGGCTTGACATTGATAAAATCATGATGCACCTGTCAGACACCTTTAACTCATGGGACTACCGTCAGGGAGAGTATTACTAA
- the leuD gene encoding 3-isopropylmalate dehydratase small subunit — protein sequence MEKFTVYTGTTVPLMNDNIDTDQILPKQFLKLIDKKGFGKYLMYAWRYLDDNYTEDPDFVFNRPEYRKSTILISGDNFGAGSSREHAAWALADYGFKVVIAGSFGDIHYNNELNNGMLPIVQPREVREKLAQLKPTDQVTVDLEQQKIISPVGEFTFEIDSEWKHKLLNGLDDIGITLQYEDLIAAYEKQRPAYWQD from the coding sequence ATGGAGAAATTTACAGTTTATACGGGAACGACCGTTCCTCTCATGAATGATAACATCGACACCGACCAAATCCTACCCAAGCAGTTTCTCAAGTTGATTGATAAGAAAGGCTTTGGCAAGTACCTCATGTATGCTTGGCGTTATCTGGACGATAACTACACTGAGGATCCAGACTTTGTTTTTAACCGACCAGAATACCGCAAATCCACTATCCTCATCTCAGGGGATAACTTTGGGGCAGGGTCTTCGAGGGAACACGCAGCTTGGGCTCTAGCTGACTATGGTTTCAAAGTCGTGATTGCAGGATCTTTTGGGGACATTCATTACAATAATGAACTCAATAATGGCATGTTGCCTATTGTTCAGCCTAGGGAGGTTAGAGAAAAGCTAGCCCAACTCAAACCGACCGACCAGGTAACTGTAGACTTGGAACAACAAAAAATCATCTCACCAGTTGGAGAATTCACTTTCGAAATTGATAGTGAATGGAAACACAAGCTTTTAAATGGTTTGGATGATATCGGCATTACTTTGCAGTATGAAGACTTGATTGCTGCCTATGAAAAACAACGACCAGCCTACTGGCAGGATTAG
- the leuC gene encoding 3-isopropylmalate dehydratase large subunit, whose translation MAGKSIFDKLWDRHVITGEEGQPQLMYVDQHYIHEVTSPQAFQGLRDAGRRLRRPDLTFGTFDHNVPTVNIYDIRDVISKAQIDKLAENVEEFGIEHAAHGSEKQGIVHMVGPETGRTQPGKFIVCGDSHTATHGAFGAIAFGIGTSEVEHVFATQTLWQVKPKKMLVEFTGVPQKGVYSKDYILALIAKYGVACGVGYVVEYRGQAIDALTMEERMTICNMSIEFGSKMGIMNPDQTTYDYLKGRECVPEAFEEAVADWKTLVSDDDAVYDKVIRMDVSDLAPMVTWGTNPAMGVDFDSSFPEIKDMNDERAYHYMDLEPGQKPADIELGYIFIGSCTNARLSDLQLAARFVKGKKIAPNLTAIVVPGSRPVKRAAEKLGLDKVFLDAGFEWRDPGCSMCLGMNPDKVPDGVHCASTSNRNFEDRQGFGAKTHLCSPAMAAAAAIAGRFVDVRQMPEAQ comes from the coding sequence ATGGCAGGAAAATCGATTTTTGATAAATTATGGGACCGCCATGTCATCACAGGAGAAGAAGGACAACCCCAACTCATGTATGTGGATCAGCACTATATTCATGAAGTGACCAGTCCCCAAGCTTTTCAAGGATTACGAGATGCGGGGCGCAGATTGAGACGGCCAGACTTGACATTTGGAACCTTTGACCACAATGTACCAACTGTCAATATCTACGATATTCGAGATGTCATTTCTAAAGCACAAATTGATAAGCTTGCTGAAAATGTTGAGGAGTTTGGAATTGAACATGCTGCCCACGGTTCTGAAAAGCAGGGAATCGTTCACATGGTAGGTCCAGAAACAGGACGGACGCAACCAGGAAAATTCATCGTCTGTGGAGATAGCCACACAGCTACTCACGGAGCTTTCGGAGCTATCGCTTTTGGGATTGGAACCAGTGAGGTCGAGCATGTCTTTGCTACCCAGACCCTCTGGCAGGTCAAACCCAAGAAAATGCTGGTAGAATTCACTGGTGTTCCTCAAAAAGGAGTTTATTCTAAGGATTACATTCTCGCCTTAATTGCCAAGTACGGCGTTGCCTGTGGTGTTGGCTATGTGGTGGAATATCGTGGACAAGCAATTGATGCACTGACCATGGAAGAGAGAATGACCATCTGCAATATGTCCATCGAGTTTGGTTCTAAGATGGGAATTATGAATCCAGATCAGACTACCTATGACTATCTCAAGGGACGGGAATGCGTTCCTGAAGCTTTTGAGGAGGCGGTTGCTGACTGGAAGACGCTTGTCAGCGATGATGATGCTGTTTATGATAAGGTTATCCGGATGGATGTCTCAGACTTGGCTCCTATGGTGACTTGGGGAACCAATCCTGCTATGGGCGTCGACTTTGACAGTAGTTTTCCAGAAATTAAGGATATGAATGATGAGCGAGCTTATCATTACATGGACTTGGAGCCTGGTCAAAAGCCAGCGGATATTGAACTAGGTTATATCTTTATCGGGTCTTGTACCAATGCTCGTCTCAGCGATTTACAACTGGCCGCGCGATTTGTCAAAGGGAAGAAAATAGCTCCTAACTTAACTGCTATCGTGGTTCCAGGCTCTCGTCCTGTCAAACGAGCTGCGGAGAAATTGGGCTTGGATAAAGTATTCTTAGACGCTGGCTTTGAGTGGCGAGACCCTGGTTGCTCAATGTGCCTAGGGATGAATCCTGACAAGGTCCCTGATGGGGTCCACTGTGCCTCAACCAGTAACCGCAACTTTGAAGATAGACAGGGATTTGGCGCTAAGACTCATCTCTGCAGTCCAGCCATGGCAGCAGCAGCAGCTATCGCAGGGCGTTTCGTAGATGTTCGACAGATGCCAGAAGCCCAGTAA
- a CDS encoding DUF1294 domain-containing protein, translated as MKINEGIMLALLIWNLLIFLIYGIDKSKARRGAWRVPEKILLILALTCGGFGAWLAGITFHHKTRKWYFKTVWFLGMVTTLVALYFIWR; from the coding sequence ATGAAGATAAATGAAGGAATCATGCTTGCCCTCTTGATTTGGAATTTGCTGATTTTCTTGATTTATGGCATTGACAAATCCAAGGCAAGAAGAGGTGCTTGGCGCGTCCCAGAGAAAATCTTACTCATTTTAGCCCTTACTTGTGGTGGTTTTGGTGCCTGGTTGGCAGGAATCACCTTTCACCACAAGACTAGAAAATGGTATTTTAAAACGGTTTGGTTTCTCGGGATGGTGACCACACTAGTAGCCTTATATTTTATTTGGAGGTAA
- the leuB gene encoding 3-isopropylmalate dehydrogenase yields the protein MTKKIVALAGDGIGPEIMEAGLAVLEALASKTGFDYEIDRRPFGGAGIDAVGHPLPDETLKACREADAILLAAIGSPQYDGAAIRPEQGLLALRKELNLYANIRPVKIFDSLKHLSPLKPERITGVDFVVVRELTGGIYFGDHILEERKARDINDYSYEEVERIIRKAFEIARSRRKIVTSIDKQNVLATSKLWRRVAEEVAQDFPDVTLEHQLVDSAAMIMITNPAKFDVIVTENLFGDILSDESSVLSGTLGVMPSASHSEKGPSLYEPIHGSAPDIAGQGIANPISMILSVAMMLRDSFGRYEDAERIERAVEASLAAGILTRDIGGQASTREMTEAIIERL from the coding sequence ATGACAAAGAAAATAGTAGCTCTAGCAGGGGATGGAATCGGTCCAGAAATCATGGAAGCTGGTTTAGCGGTTCTGGAAGCTCTAGCTTCAAAAACAGGATTTGACTATGAGATAGACAGACGCCCCTTTGGAGGTGCGGGTATTGATGCTGTGGGGCATCCCTTACCTGATGAAACCCTCAAGGCATGTAGAGAAGCAGATGCTATTCTCCTTGCGGCTATCGGTAGTCCTCAGTATGATGGGGCAGCGATTCGACCTGAACAAGGCTTGCTGGCTCTTCGTAAGGAACTCAATCTTTATGCCAATATTCGCCCTGTAAAAATCTTTGATAGTCTTAAGCATTTGTCACCACTTAAACCAGAACGAATTACTGGTGTAGACTTTGTCGTGGTACGTGAGTTGACAGGTGGGATTTACTTTGGGGATCATATCCTTGAAGAGCGCAAAGCGCGTGATATCAACGACTACAGCTATGAGGAAGTAGAGCGGATCATTCGCAAGGCATTTGAAATTGCAAGAAGTCGCAGAAAAATCGTTACTAGTATCGATAAGCAAAATGTTCTAGCAACATCAAAACTCTGGCGCAGAGTAGCTGAGGAAGTCGCGCAGGATTTCCCAGATGTGACCTTGGAACACCAGTTGGTGGACTCAGCTGCCATGATTATGATTACCAATCCTGCCAAGTTTGATGTCATCGTGACGGAAAATCTTTTCGGAGATATCTTATCTGATGAATCAAGCGTTCTATCAGGCACACTTGGTGTCATGCCATCAGCTAGTCATTCTGAAAAAGGTCCAAGTCTTTATGAACCTATTCATGGTTCGGCACCTGATATTGCAGGTCAAGGAATTGCCAATCCTATCTCTATGATTTTGTCAGTTGCCATGATGCTGAGAGACAGCTTTGGACGTTATGAGGATGCGGAGCGTATCGAGCGTGCTGTTGAAGCTAGTTTAGCGGCTGGCATTTTAACAAGAGATATTGGAGGACAGGCTTCGACCAGGGAAATGACAGAAGCCATCATTGAAAGATTATGA
- a CDS encoding 2-isopropylmalate synthase — MRKVEFFDTSLRDGEQTPGVNFSIKEKVSIARQLEKWGISVIEAGFPAASPDSFIAVQKIAKAMKKTAVTGLARSVKSDIDACYEALKDAKYPQIHVFIATSPIHRKYKLNKSKEEILEAIKEHVSYARSKFEIVEFSPEDATRTELDFLLQVVQTAVDAGASYINIPDTVGFTTPEEFARIFDHLIENIKSDHKVVFGVHCHDDLGMATANTLTAIKHGAGRVQGTINGIGERAGNVALEEVAVALKIREDFFQATSDIVLDETMNTSEMVSRFSGIPVPKNKAVVGGNAFSHESGIHQDGVLKNPLTYEIITPELVGVKSNSLPLGKLSGRHAFVEKLRELALDFTEEDIKPLFAKFKSLADKKQEITDADIRALVAGTMVENPEGFHFDDLQLQTHADNEIEALVSLANMDGEKVEFNATGQGSVEAIFNAIDKFFNQSVRLVSYTIDAVTDGIDAQARVLVTVENRDTETIFNAAGLDFDVLKASAIAYINANTFVQKENAGEMGHSVSYRDMPSV, encoded by the coding sequence ATGCGTAAAGTTGAATTTTTTGATACAAGCCTTCGTGATGGGGAACAAACACCTGGTGTTAACTTCTCAATAAAGGAAAAAGTTTCCATTGCAAGACAGCTGGAGAAATGGGGAATTTCTGTAATTGAAGCTGGTTTTCCGGCTGCTAGTCCGGATTCATTTATAGCCGTTCAAAAAATTGCTAAAGCCATGAAAAAAACAGCAGTGACAGGATTAGCTCGTTCTGTAAAATCTGATATCGATGCTTGTTATGAGGCTCTTAAGGATGCCAAGTATCCTCAAATTCATGTCTTTATTGCTACCAGTCCGATTCACCGCAAGTATAAGCTCAATAAAAGCAAGGAAGAGATTTTAGAAGCTATCAAGGAACATGTTTCTTATGCTCGTTCTAAGTTTGAAATCGTCGAATTCTCTCCTGAAGATGCGACTAGAACAGAGTTGGATTTCCTCTTACAAGTCGTTCAAACAGCGGTCGATGCAGGTGCATCTTATATCAATATCCCTGACACAGTTGGCTTTACGACTCCAGAAGAGTTTGCACGTATCTTTGATCACTTGATTGAAAATATTAAATCAGATCATAAAGTTGTCTTTGGTGTCCACTGTCACGATGATCTCGGTATGGCAACTGCAAATACTTTGACAGCAATTAAACACGGTGCTGGACGCGTCCAGGGAACTATTAATGGTATCGGTGAACGCGCAGGTAATGTTGCTCTTGAAGAAGTAGCTGTTGCTTTGAAGATTCGTGAGGATTTCTTCCAAGCAACTAGTGATATTGTTTTGGATGAAACAATGAATACGTCAGAAATGGTTTCTCGCTTCTCGGGTATTCCAGTTCCTAAAAATAAGGCTGTCGTTGGTGGCAATGCCTTCTCTCATGAATCGGGTATTCACCAAGATGGAGTCCTTAAAAATCCTCTCACTTATGAGATCATCACACCTGAATTGGTCGGTGTTAAGAGTAATAGTCTTCCGCTTGGAAAATTGTCTGGTCGCCATGCCTTTGTTGAAAAACTAAGAGAATTAGCCCTAGATTTTACAGAAGAGGATATCAAACCACTCTTCGCTAAGTTCAAGTCACTGGCGGACAAGAAACAAGAAATCACAGATGCAGATATTCGAGCTCTGGTAGCTGGAACCATGGTTGAAAATCCAGAAGGATTCCACTTTGATGATTTGCAACTTCAAACCCATGCAGATAATGAGATTGAAGCGCTCGTTAGCCTAGCCAATATGGATGGTGAGAAAGTCGAATTCAATGCGACAGGGCAAGGTTCCGTTGAAGCAATCTTTAACGCTATCGATAAGTTCTTTAACCAATCTGTCCGCTTGGTGTCCTATACCATTGATGCTGTAACAGATGGAATCGATGCCCAAGCTCGGGTTTTGGTCACTGTTGAAAACAGAGATACCGAAACCATCTTTAACGCAGCAGGTCTTGATTTCGATGTATTGAAGGCTTCCGCTATTGCCTATATCAATGCCAATACTTTTGTTCAAAAAGAGAATGCAGGTGAGATGGGGCATAGCGTTTCCTACCGAGACATGCCTAGTGTGTAA
- a CDS encoding MmcQ/YjbR family DNA-binding protein: protein MFEIFKSYQFNKEKAHAYGFVEMGEVWTYSCQILQGDFSMTVSITPDNVSFQVFDQETGDLYPQVHMESMTGSFVASVREACLEILYQIRKACFDVQDFICPQTKRIMAQVQEKYGNQLEYLWEKSPDTAVLRHEDNQKWYAVVMRIPWDKLEKGREGLVEAVNLKHDQVSNLLSKKGIYPAFHMNKRYWLSLALDDSLQDEEVIELIERSWNLTVKK, encoded by the coding sequence ATGTTTGAAATTTTTAAATCCTACCAGTTTAATAAAGAAAAAGCTCATGCCTATGGTTTTGTAGAAATGGGGGAAGTTTGGACCTATAGTTGCCAGATTTTGCAAGGTGACTTTTCCATGACAGTCTCTATCACTCCTGATAATGTGAGTTTTCAGGTTTTTGATCAGGAAACGGGTGACCTCTATCCTCAAGTACATATGGAAAGTATGACAGGAAGCTTTGTTGCAAGTGTCCGTGAGGCTTGTTTGGAGATTCTCTACCAGATTCGGAAGGCTTGCTTTGATGTGCAGGATTTTATCTGTCCTCAGACTAAGCGTATCATGGCTCAAGTTCAGGAGAAATATGGTAATCAGTTGGAGTATCTGTGGGAAAAGTCTCCTGATACAGCTGTATTGCGCCATGAAGACAATCAAAAGTGGTATGCTGTTGTGATGAGAATCCCATGGGATAAGCTGGAAAAGGGCAGAGAAGGACTAGTCGAAGCAGTCAACCTCAAACACGACCAAGTATCTAATTTGCTTTCAAAAAAAGGCATTTATCCAGCCTTTCATATGAACAAACGCTACTGGCTTAGTCTGGCGCTTGATGATAGTTTGCAAGATGAAGAAGTGATAGAACTCATCGAAAGAAGTTGGAATTTGACTGTGAAAAAATAA
- a CDS encoding copper homeostasis protein CutC: MIYEFCAENVTLLEKAMQAGARRIELCDNLAVGGTTPSYGVTKAAVELAANYDTTIMTMIRPRGGDFVYTDLEIAIMLEDIRLTTQAGSQGVVFGALTADKKLDKPNLEKLITASKGMEIVFHMAFDELSDEDQLEAIDWLSQAGVTRILTRAGVSEDSLDKRFAHYHRILEHAKGKIEILPGGGIDLDNRQTFIDQLGVTQLHGTKVVF; the protein is encoded by the coding sequence ATGATTTACGAATTTTGTGCTGAAAATGTGACCTTGCTAGAAAAAGCCATGCAGGCTGGAGCTCGTCGAATCGAACTTTGTGACAATCTAGCAGTGGGAGGAACAACACCTAGCTATGGAGTGACCAAGGCAGCGGTTGAACTGGCAGCTAACTACGACACCACCATCATGACTATGATTCGTCCCCGTGGTGGCGACTTTGTCTATACTGATCTTGAAATAGCGATCATGCTAGAAGACATTCGTTTGACTACTCAGGCTGGAAGTCAAGGGGTTGTATTTGGGGCATTAACTGCTGATAAGAAGTTGGATAAGCCTAATCTTGAGAAGCTGATTACCGCATCTAAAGGAATGGAAATTGTCTTTCACATGGCCTTTGATGAATTAAGTGATGAAGACCAGTTGGAAGCCATTGACTGGCTCAGCCAAGCCGGAGTCACTCGTATCTTAACTCGTGCTGGAGTTTCTGAGGACTCGCTAGACAAACGTTTTGCTCACTATCACAGAATTTTGGAACATGCAAAAGGTAAAATTGAAATCTTACCAGGTGGAGGAATTGACTTGGACAACCGTCAAACCTTTATCGACCAACTTGGTGTGACTCAATTGCATGGAACTAAGGTTGTCTTTTAA
- a CDS encoding YbaN family protein, with protein sequence MRIIYLSIGFISLALALVGVVLPLLPTTPFLLLAIACFSKSSKRFEDWLYHTKLYQTYVADFRETKSIARERKKKIIVSIYILMGISIYFAPLLPVKIGLGALTIFITYYLFKVIPDKE encoded by the coding sequence ATGCGTATCATTTACCTCAGTATTGGTTTTATTTCTTTAGCCTTGGCTCTTGTTGGAGTTGTCTTACCACTTTTACCAACAACCCCCTTTCTTTTGTTAGCTATTGCTTGTTTTTCTAAATCTTCTAAGCGTTTTGAAGACTGGCTTTATCATACAAAGCTTTATCAGACTTATGTAGCGGACTTTCGGGAAACCAAGTCAATAGCGCGAGAACGAAAGAAAAAAATCATCGTATCTATCTATATCTTGATGGGAATTTCTATTTATTTTGCTCCTCTTTTGCCAGTCAAAATCGGTCTGGGAGCCTTGACTATCTTTATCACCTATTATCTCTTTAAAGTCATTCCTGACAAAGAATAG